The following DNA comes from Desulfuromonadales bacterium.
CTGCTCATCCGCAAGCTCAAGCGGGTCGAAGGGGATGGCCGGGGATTGCTGCTGCTCGATCAGGAACTGGGACAGCGGGTCTTTGTCCCGCCTGCGGCCACGGGAGCCTGACACCGGAAAACCAGAAACCCGCAGAAAGGGTCTGCAGTTGCGGGCCCTTTCGTTCAGCAGGGCAGCAGTTGACAGGCTCCGTTTGTCGGTTAAAAGGAACAACAGGCTGCAGCAGCGATCTATCGGAGCGAAGGAGACACTTGCATGTTCGAAAAAATCGATGTTCAGGAGGCGATAAAACGCTCCATCCAGACAGAAAAGAATGCCATGGATTTTTACCATCGTAGCGCCGGGCATATGGGACGCCAGGAAGCCAGAAAGATCTTCGAATTGCTGGCGAGCGAGGAGCGGGAACATGCCGCCTGGTTCTACCACGTCTACCAGGGGGGTGACATCCCGGATTTCGACGCCTTCATGGCCGCCGATCCGATGCAGGATTCAGACTGGCTCACCGACCTGGAGAGGATCCTGATGTCGGATTTCAACGAGCGCCGGGCGATGGAACTCGCCATGGAAAAGGAACTGAAGCTGGAAAAGAGCCTGCGCGATATGGCCGCGAAAATCGGGGACGAAAAGGTGCGCAAGGTCTTCGAGGCCAATGCCGAATCGACCCACAACCACTACCTGCTGATCGAATCCGAGTACGCACGACTGATGGGAATGGTTCATGAAACCGACATTGACACCTACGTAAGGGAATGACCGTCCAGGCCGGGAGACGATCATGAGCGACGGCTTCGACTTCCACAGCTTTGCCATGGAGACAGAACGGACGGCGACCGCCCTGCTGAGCGATGCGCAATCGGACGACGAGCTGATTCAGGCTTGCCGCGTTGTGCAGGAAATGGCCGAAACGGCCCTGGTCCGCTTTCGGGGCGAGGCTCCCCTCATCGCCTGCGGCCCGGGATGCGCTCACTGCTGTGTGGTCAATGTGGCAGTCCTGCGGCCTGAAGCCGCCACCATCGTCGCCTATCTGGAGCGCAAACTCTCTGCCAGCGAGCTTCTTGCGCTGCAGCAGAAGATCGACGCCCTGCATGCCGCCATCCGCTGGCTCGACGAGGAGGAACGCATCCGCCGGAGACAGTCCTGTGCCCTGCTGGACGAAGCCGGAACCTGCAGCGTCTATCCCGTCCGGCCCCTGCTCTGCCGGGGGATGACCTCCATCGATCCGGAAACCTGCCGTCAGGCCATCGACCTGCTTCCCCTGGGAGACGCACCGCCGGTGACCGTCAACCTCTTCCAGTCGTTCCTCTTCCATCAGGCTTTTATCGCCCTGGCGCGGGCCATGGAGAATGCCGGGCTCGAGAACAGAAGTCAGGAAATGACCGCGGCGATAAAAGGGCTTCTGGACGAACACCACCACTGACGGCCACGAGAGTTCGCCCGGCACTGAAAGACCGGATGTGCTAAAATATAAATGAAATAAAGAGGTTCTTTGAAAACTCTGGAATGTGCGATTCCTTCTCGCGTCAGTTTCGTCAGCACGAAAGTCGTACGTCCCCGGCCAGAACCGCGGTGAGCCTGCCCGCCTTGGAGCGGGACGCCTGAAACGGTCTGCAGGGTATGGTGAGTGGTTTCCGGGCGAATGACAACAGGAGGGTCGGCACTCCGGAGTTGCATGCCGCCACCAGGGGGCGGGGGCTTTTGCGGAGGGCATTTGAAGGTGCTATAATAAGAGTGCAAGAAAGGAAAGTTGTTCTTTGACAGGTTTGGGATGCGGGTACCTTCTCCACTCGGCGCAGATCGGAAAACTGCAAACACCGGATTCCGAGATGACGGCGCCAGCGATGATGGTTGCGACGGCTTATGGTATCCATGGGTAAGGCGCCGAGGCCGCTTTGGCCTTGGAGGAAATCCGTGATCGAATTGCGTGAGAGAGCGTCCCACATCCCTGCAAAATGAGATGCCGGGGTTATGCGGTCCAACGACAGAAGCCGTGTCATCCCATCCGC
Coding sequences within:
- a CDS encoding ferritin family protein is translated as MFEKIDVQEAIKRSIQTEKNAMDFYHRSAGHMGRQEARKIFELLASEEREHAAWFYHVYQGGDIPDFDAFMAADPMQDSDWLTDLERILMSDFNERRAMELAMEKELKLEKSLRDMAAKIGDEKVRKVFEANAESTHNHYLLIESEYARLMGMVHETDIDTYVRE
- a CDS encoding YkgJ family cysteine cluster protein; translation: MSDGFDFHSFAMETERTATALLSDAQSDDELIQACRVVQEMAETALVRFRGEAPLIACGPGCAHCCVVNVAVLRPEAATIVAYLERKLSASELLALQQKIDALHAAIRWLDEEERIRRRQSCALLDEAGTCSVYPVRPLLCRGMTSIDPETCRQAIDLLPLGDAPPVTVNLFQSFLFHQAFIALARAMENAGLENRSQEMTAAIKGLLDEHHH